The Desulfitobacterium chlororespirans DSM 11544 DNA segment CCGCCCAAGGATCGGCAGCAAAGTTGTCCATCATCCAACTTTCCTTAATGAGCTCACCACCGGGGCCCATGGGATTAGGCCAAAGGGTGAAGGGGCCATTGGAAGCCCGGTCGGCGAGCAGGCAAAATGAGGTGTCATAGAGACCGGTCTCAATACTGGAAGCCGCTTGGCTCAGGCATGTGGTGGAGGTTGAGCAGGCTTGGGTAATATGCAGGCCGGGAATATCCGGAGCCCCCATCAGAGCAGCCGCCCATGGAGCCGCATAAAATGTATGCAATTGTCCAATGGTTTTCCCCAAAACCAAGTATTCAAAGATCTTCGGATCGATTCCTTTGGATGCAAACCATCGTTTAGCCGTAGCTGCCGCCAATTCAACGGAATGCTCGTTCTGAAGGACTCCCTGCCAACGGGCGAATGGGGTACTGTAATAACCACCATAAGGAATATAGGCTTTTGAATACATAATAACAACCTCCTAATTATTAATGGTTAAATTAATTTAAATAGAGCTTCTTGGTCAGGACTTATACCTGCTGAGGATTCAGGACATCTTCTCCACCAAAATTTCCGCAATATCCAAGGCCTTAACCCGCTCCCCTGCTTCTCGTGCAGCGACCCCATCGCTGATCATGGTCAAGCAGAAGGGACAGGCTGTGCCCACCCTATCTACCCCTAAGGCGATGGCCTCGTCAGTACGCATCATATTGATTCTTTCTCCTTCATGCTCCTCAATCCACATGCGACCGCCACCCGCTCCGCAGCAGAAGCTCTTTTCCTTGGCACGGGTCATTTCCAGAGGCTTAAGGCCAACCTTCTGCAATAATTGGCGGGGTGCCTGATAAATACTGTTATAACGTCCCAAATAGCAGGAATCGTGGTAAGTGATCCGGCGCTCATCTGCTCCCTCTATCCCCTGATTGAGCTGCAGACGTCCCGAACTGAGCAGATCATTCAGGTATTCCGTATGATGAACGACTTCAAAATCCCCTCCAAACTGGGGGTATTCGTGTTTTAGGCAGTTGAAACAGTGGGGACATTGAGTAAGAATCTTCTTTACCCCATAGCCATTCAGCACCTCAATGTTCTCTTGAGCCAAGAAGTAGAAAAGGTACTCATTCCCCAAACGGCGGGCCGAATCCCCACAGCATTTTTCTTCATTACCGAGGATGGCAAAATTGACCTGTGCTTTTCGCAGCAGCTTCACTATGGCTGCGGAAACCTTCTGATTCCGCCCGTCAAAGGCTCCGGAACAGCCCGGGTAATAGAGGATTTCCGCCTCAGGGTTCTCGGCCAGGGTGGGAACATCCAAACTTTGTAGATAGTCGGCCCGGGCACTCCAGCCAATTCCCCATGGGTTGCCGTTATTTTCCATATTGCGGAAGGCCAGTTGGGCTTCCGGGGGAAAGCAACTTTCCATGAGAACCAGATTCCGACGCATGGCCACGGTTTTGTCCACATGTTCCACAAAGATCGGACACTGCTCCTCACAGGAACGACAAGTGGTACAATCCCAAATGTCATTTTCTGAAATCACCTGACCGATAAGCTCAGGCAGACCCAGTTCTTCTTCACTGGGCAAATTTTCCTGCCCAGTACTTCCTTGGACCGCTGCAGCGGTCTCCTGCAGGCCGGCTCCCCCTTCAACGGCCGTGGCCGGATGCTTCTTCCGATAGTTCTCATAGGCTTTGCCCACCTCTTCCATATGAACGCGCATATCCTGAATCACCTGTTTGGGATTGAGGTGTTTGCCGCTCAAATAGGCGGGACAATGATCCTGGCAGCGCCCGCATTTCACACAGGCATCGGTGTTAAACAGGGTTTTCCAGCTGAATTCCCGCAGCTTGCTTTTGCCGTAAGTTTCGATGCTCTCATCTTCAAAATCGATGGGCTCCGGCACGCCTGGGGGACCATGATGGCGCAATGCCTGATTGGCCGGAGCCAACAGGATATGGGAGAGCTTGGAATAAGGAAAATAAGCGATCAAGGTAAAGGCCAGGATGGGATGAATCCACCAAATTATTTTGTGCAAGGATAACAGGGTCGCCTCACTAAAGAAGCTTGCCAACCAGGGAGCCATTATATAACCCATAAAGGCGTAAGTTGCCCAGGGATCCGGCTCGATAGCCATCCGGAGCCCTTGCACGATGAATCCGGTTACCAGAATCACCAGGATCAAGGCCAGAATGATGGCATCATCCCTGGTATTATCCAACCTTCGGGGGCGGATAACATAACGCCGCCAAAGGGCCATAAGGATTCCCAGCAGAGCCAATAAGCCAAAAAGATTGGCCGTTACTTTAATAAAGAGATAAAGGGGTCCTCGGAAAATTTGCAGTCCAAAGTCTGCCTGGATAGCCACAATTAAGGTGGCAAAGAAAAGCAAGGCAAATCCCCAGAAGATCATGGCATGCATGAGACCCGGATATCCTTCTTTGAGAATTCTTTTGTGCCCAAAACCGTAAATCAACACATCTTTAATCCCTTGCCACAGCCCCGGCCAACGCTTTTCAGGCTGTCCCATTTTCCAGAGACGATAACGCCGGTAATAGCCGTAGAAAAAAATTGCCAAAGTAATCACAGCCAGAGGATAAATGAGCCAATGCCCGTCAATATTCCAATAAAGTACCCGCGTAGCTATTTGAGATCCCCCTCTCCTTTTCCACCTGTCTCTTTAGGCGCTGACCAGCTTTTTGAATTCTTCTGTAAGCAGCGGAACCACCTCGAACAAATCCCCTACAATACCATAATCGGCCACGCTGAAAATTGGGGCTTCCGGGTCTTTATTGATGGCAACAATAAACTTGGCTGCCCCCATACCGGCTATGTGCTGAATCGCTCCGCTGATCCCGCAGGCCACATACAAGGTAGGGGCGACAATGCTCCCCGTCTGTCCGACCTGGAACTGGTTATCGATCCAACCGGAATCCACGGCTGCTCGCGAAGCTCCTACCGCTCCCCCTATCACATCGGCTAACTCTTCAAGGATGGCGAAGTTTTCTTTGGCTTTCATCCCCCGGCCACCAGAGACCACAAAATCCGCTTCAGTTAGTGCCGGACGGCTGGTGACCAAAAGAGCCACATTCTTCAAAAGAACCTGAAGATCTTCTGGATCGACAGTTACCGTCGCGTCAATGACCTCGGACTGCCTGGAAGGAGCCGGTTCCGCCACTGGGAAAGATTTGGCCCTTACCGTAGCAAGGCTTGGTCTGGTCACGATCTCGACAAAGCTATGGGCACTGCCCGTATAAACAGGGCGTTTATAGATCAGGAACTTTTCCGGATCCACTTCAATGTCGATGGCGTCTGAAGCAAGACCCACTCCCAGACGTTGGGCAAGGCGGGGAGCCAAGTCTTTTCCAACTGCTGTATAGCCTAAAAGAAAAGCCTGAGGCTCTTTTTCCCGAATAAGCTTAGTCAGTGCGGAAGTATAGGCACCGGTGGTGTACTGAGCCAATTGTGGGGAGTCCAGCAAGTAGACCTGGTCAACTCCATAGGCAGCGGCTTCCTGGGCTAAAGGGGAGGTCCCTTCCCCGGCAATGACCGCTATTAGAGGCTCTCCCGTCTGGTCGGCAATTTTCCGTCCT contains these protein-coding regions:
- a CDS encoding electron transfer flavoprotein subunit alpha/FixB family protein; this encodes MPKGIWIFVEHAAGKIRKISLELLSQGRKIADQTGEPLIAVIAGEGTSPLAQEAAAYGVDQVYLLDSPQLAQYTTGAYTSALTKLIREKEPQAFLLGYTAVGKDLAPRLAQRLGVGLASDAIDIEVDPEKFLIYKRPVYTGSAHSFVEIVTRPSLATVRAKSFPVAEPAPSRQSEVIDATVTVDPEDLQVLLKNVALLVTSRPALTEADFVVSGGRGMKAKENFAILEELADVIGGAVGASRAAVDSGWIDNQFQVGQTGSIVAPTLYVACGISGAIQHIAGMGAAKFIVAINKDPEAPIFSVADYGIVGDLFEVVPLLTEEFKKLVSA
- a CDS encoding heterodisulfide reductase-related iron-sulfur binding cluster; protein product: MATRVLYWNIDGHWLIYPLAVITLAIFFYGYYRRYRLWKMGQPEKRWPGLWQGIKDVLIYGFGHKRILKEGYPGLMHAMIFWGFALLFFATLIVAIQADFGLQIFRGPLYLFIKVTANLFGLLALLGILMALWRRYVIRPRRLDNTRDDAIILALILVILVTGFIVQGLRMAIEPDPWATYAFMGYIMAPWLASFFSEATLLSLHKIIWWIHPILAFTLIAYFPYSKLSHILLAPANQALRHHGPPGVPEPIDFEDESIETYGKSKLREFSWKTLFNTDACVKCGRCQDHCPAYLSGKHLNPKQVIQDMRVHMEEVGKAYENYRKKHPATAVEGGAGLQETAAAVQGSTGQENLPSEEELGLPELIGQVISENDIWDCTTCRSCEEQCPIFVEHVDKTVAMRRNLVLMESCFPPEAQLAFRNMENNGNPWGIGWSARADYLQSLDVPTLAENPEAEILYYPGCSGAFDGRNQKVSAAIVKLLRKAQVNFAILGNEEKCCGDSARRLGNEYLFYFLAQENIEVLNGYGVKKILTQCPHCFNCLKHEYPQFGGDFEVVHHTEYLNDLLSSGRLQLNQGIEGADERRITYHDSCYLGRYNSIYQAPRQLLQKVGLKPLEMTRAKEKSFCCGAGGGRMWIEEHEGERINMMRTDEAIALGVDRVGTACPFCLTMISDGVAAREAGERVKALDIAEILVEKMS